The Mycobacterium sp. EPa45 genomic interval CCTCGTACCACGCGTTGAGCTCGCGGATGTCTGCACTGACGTGGATGACATGGATCAACGCCCCAATCCCGAACGGCCCAGTTTTGCTTGGCTGATGGCGCACGATGGGGATCTCCTGTCGGCAGCGATGAAGACGGAGTGTGGCGATGCGTGACTGACGCCGAGTCCACGGTAACGGCGGAACAGGTCTAAAGCAACCAGTTACTTTAGCTCTGGGGGGCTGGGTTGTACTCGGCCAGTCCATCGTCGAGCACCGTTCGGGGGTTTGATCCGTCTTCCGGCGAAGCTTCGGTGCGGAAGACTGCTGTGCCCGACCCCAGCGCCCAGATGGACGTGAAGAGAGTTTCACCCGGATAAACCGGGGAGGTAAACCGCGATGACATCGAGGTGATGTTGGAAGCGTCTCCGCCGCCGACGGTGGCGACGAGCGCCCGGCCCGCCACGCCATATGTGCATAAGCCGTGCAGGATCGGTACGGTGAACCCGGCCATCTGGCTGGCGAACCACGGGTCGCTGTGCAGTGGGTTGCGGTCGCCCGAAAGGCGATAGATCAGCGCCTGATCCTCTCGCGTGGACAACCCGACTCGCCAATCCGGCGCACGATCCGGCGGCTGTGGCGCCTGCGGGCGGCCGCCGGCAGGCCCGCCGAACCCGCCGGCGCCGCGGATGACCGCCGTCATCTCGGATTCCGCGACGAGTTGGCCGGTGTCCGGATCGACTCCGGTGGATCGGAATACGACGATCGCGTTCTTGGACGGGCCCTTGTCTTGCAGATCGGCGACCTCAGAGACCACGTGGAGCCTACCCGCTGCAGGCAATGGCGAGAACAGGCGGATTTGCTGCGAGCCATGGAGCAACTTGCTCATGTCGAACGTCCCGATCATATCGACCGCACCCCACGACGGACATGCGATCACGGCGAATGTCGGAAGGACTTGCTGTTGGATCCCGTGACTGTTCTCGGTGGTGAAGGCCAGATCATCGACGCCACAACCGACGCCCAAGGCATAAAGCAACGTCTCACGGTCGGTCCACTCGATGAGCTTGGGTTCGGTCCGTCGCCCGATCGAATTGGGGTCAAGCGCCATCGGTCAGTCCTTCCGCCGGGTCGCCATGCATGCGCTGGCGCCGGTGACGGTACTTCGTCGGCGTGTATAAAGCAACTAGTTACTTGACGCAGATGTAAGCGCGTCGTAGGTTGCGATCGGTGCAGACTCGCACGCCCCGGGCCGGGACGAACCTTTGAGGAGCGGCATTGGAACGCAACATCTTCGAACCGGAACACGTCCAGTTTCGGGCCACCGCCAAGGCCTACTTCGAGCAGGTGTGCGTCCCGCATGCCGAGGAATGGGAACGTCGCGGATACGTCGATCGAGAAGCGTGGGTAACGGCGGGCGAGCTTGGGTTGCTCGGCTGGCAGATGCCTGTCGAGTACGGGGGCGCAGGCATCGACGATTTTCGTCTGAATGCGATCGTCAACGAAGAATCCTGGCTGACCGGATCTATCGGCATGGGGTTCGGAATTCAGAACGACATTGTGGCGGGTTACCTTCGTGATCTCACGACCGACGAGCAGAAGCAGCGATGGCTCCCCGGGTTCACTTCTGGCGAACTCATCACCGCGATTGCCATGTCGGAGCCCGGGGTGGGCTCTGACGTCGGACAGCTCACGACATCGGCACGTCGCGCCGGGTCAGACTTCATCGTCAATGGTGTGAAGACGTTCATATCCAACGGATTGCTCGCCGATCTCGTTCTCGTCGCGTGCCGAACCAACCCCGACGCAGAAAAGCCACACAAGGGGATAAGCCTGCTGGTGGTCGAGGATGGAATGCCGGGCTTCAGCCGAGGCCGAAAGCTCGACAAGATCGGCACGCGAGCTGCCGATACCGCCGAGCTCATCTTCGACGACGTCGTTGTACCCGCCAGCAACGTGGTCGGCGAGCTGAATATGGGCTTCTACTACTTGATGCGGAACCTACCGTCTGAACGCCTGGGCATCGCGATACACGCGGCGGCGCAGGCGCGTCGGGCTTTGGATCTGACCAAGCCGTATGCGCGTGACCGTCAAGCCTTTGGCCAGTCCATTGGGACATTTCAGGTCAACCGACACGCTCTGGCGGCGATGCACGTCGAGTTGAACGTCCTGCAGACCTACGTCGATCAGTGCATTTTGGCGGTCAACGCGGGGCAACTCACTGCGGACGAGGCGGCCGGCGCAAAATGGTGGGCGAGCGAAACCCACTGGCGCATCATCGATCGCTGCCTCCAGATGCATGGTGGCTACGGCTATATGAACGAATATGAAATCGCACGACTCTGGCGCGACTCACGGGCACAGCGCATCTGGGGCGGCACCAATGAAATCATGTTGGACATCGTCGGGAAAGGCTTGGGTTTCTAACGCCCGGACGTCATGCGTTCGCAGCGTGACCAGATAAATGGTCGCGTGGATTCGTGGTCGAGCCTGTGAGGCACTCCTTCTCTGCCCCAACGGTTTTAGTCTCGCATGTCGGGCATCAGTCGACGGCGTCGGCAGGCACGTACGCGCGACGTTGTGCTGCACAGCTTGACCCGTGCCGACCACCTGCGGTCGGCCAGATCGCGAGTGCAGCGACACACGCTGCGCAGGACGTTCGCCGCGCCACCGCCGGCTGCTAAGCGGCGGACTTCTCCAAAATGTGTACGCCGCAGGCAGACCCGAGGCCGATGACGTGCGCCAGGCCCACACGCGCGCCCGGGATTTGGCGGTCACCGGCTTCGCCACGCAAATGGTGGCAAACCTCCCACACGTTGGCGATACCCGTGGCCGCAACCGGGTGACCCTTGGACTCCAGACCACCGGAGACGTTCACCGGTGTCGTCCCGTCGCGCCAGGTTGCACCAGAGTTGAAAAAGTCGACGGCTCCGCCCTCTTGGCACAGCATGAGATTGTCGTAGTGCACGAGCTCGGCGGTGGCGAAACAATCGTGCAGCTCAACCAGGTCGAGGTCGTCGGGCCCCACCCCGGCCTGCTCGTAGGCTTGCCGGGCGGCGTTGCGCGTAAGGGTGCTGATATTCGGCAACACCTGGCAGGCTTCCTCCCAGGGATCGGTGGTCAACACCGAGGCAGAGATTTTGACCGCACGACGTTGCTGGGCCAGGGAGAGAGTTTTGAGCTTTCGTCCGCTGACGATGATCGCCGCAGCGGCGCCGTCACAGTTGGCTGAGCACATCGGGCGGGTGTTGGGGTAAGCGATCATGACGTCATTCATGATTTCGTCCACGGTGTAACGCTTCTGGTACGCCGACAGCGGATTGAGCGTGGAGTGGGCGTGATTCTTCTCCGAGATCCGCGCGAACAGCTCGAATGACGTTCCGCCGTACCGGTGACCGTACTGCATCCCTATCTGGGCGAAGACGCCAGGCATGTTCTTCGTGGTGCCGATGCGGCCTTCTATGTCCGCTACGCTGCCGTAGCGCCCAGTGGGAACCCAGGCGTTGCCCGACGTGTCCGGCCCGGGATTGACCAGCAGACCAAGCCCCGCGAGCTTCTCGACACCGACCGCAAGGCCCATGTCGGCTTCGCCCGCTTTCAGCGCCATGATGACAGTGCGCAGGGCGGTCGCACCGGTGGCACAAGCATTCGCCACGTTGAACACCGGTATGCCGGTCTGACCGACCTGCTTTTGGAC includes:
- a CDS encoding MaoC/PaaZ C-terminal domain-containing protein, whose protein sequence is MALDPNSIGRRTEPKLIEWTDRETLLYALGVGCGVDDLAFTTENSHGIQQQVLPTFAVIACPSWGAVDMIGTFDMSKLLHGSQQIRLFSPLPAAGRLHVVSEVADLQDKGPSKNAIVVFRSTGVDPDTGQLVAESEMTAVIRGAGGFGGPAGGRPQAPQPPDRAPDWRVGLSTREDQALIYRLSGDRNPLHSDPWFASQMAGFTVPILHGLCTYGVAGRALVATVGGGDASNITSMSSRFTSPVYPGETLFTSIWALGSGTAVFRTEASPEDGSNPRTVLDDGLAEYNPAPQS
- a CDS encoding acyl-CoA dehydrogenase family protein; translation: MERNIFEPEHVQFRATAKAYFEQVCVPHAEEWERRGYVDREAWVTAGELGLLGWQMPVEYGGAGIDDFRLNAIVNEESWLTGSIGMGFGIQNDIVAGYLRDLTTDEQKQRWLPGFTSGELITAIAMSEPGVGSDVGQLTTSARRAGSDFIVNGVKTFISNGLLADLVLVACRTNPDAEKPHKGISLLVVEDGMPGFSRGRKLDKIGTRAADTAELIFDDVVVPASNVVGELNMGFYYLMRNLPSERLGIAIHAAAQARRALDLTKPYARDRQAFGQSIGTFQVNRHALAAMHVELNVLQTYVDQCILAVNAGQLTADEAAGAKWWASETHWRIIDRCLQMHGGYGYMNEYEIARLWRDSRAQRIWGGTNEIMLDIVGKGLGF
- a CDS encoding thiolase family protein: MTINNDAVYVLGIAMTKFGKHPDKDTIDLAASAISDALADGGASMRDVGVMAAGNLMGGSVAFGQEVQKQVGQTGIPVFNVANACATGATALRTVIMALKAGEADMGLAVGVEKLAGLGLLVNPGPDTSGNAWVPTGRYGSVADIEGRIGTTKNMPGVFAQIGMQYGHRYGGTSFELFARISEKNHAHSTLNPLSAYQKRYTVDEIMNDVMIAYPNTRPMCSANCDGAAAAIIVSGRKLKTLSLAQQRRAVKISASVLTTDPWEEACQVLPNISTLTRNAARQAYEQAGVGPDDLDLVELHDCFATAELVHYDNLMLCQEGGAVDFFNSGATWRDGTTPVNVSGGLESKGHPVAATGIANVWEVCHHLRGEAGDRQIPGARVGLAHVIGLGSACGVHILEKSAA